One region of Cystobacter ferrugineus genomic DNA includes:
- a CDS encoding response regulator, with amino-acid sequence MPAPERPDPHPAVRADSPLFGELLLKLGIVTPKQIEEALSLQVLNGQRLGEALISLGYVTREQIQEALGEALGLNHAPPGFLPIHPPLGEVLVGLKYLTVSQLDEALTLQRRSGRKLGEILVEHGYCSYKQLYEGLALQGRVAGRQESAARTQPEAGHYRVMVVDDSPLACAFVQDGLVSLGYEVVCFQDPYEALEQVNKVQPAIVLSDLDMPGLDGMELCRRLKEGPTRAMPVIILTANDNDAERVSGLRAGADDYVNKSASMDELAARIESVMRRTGETERVRKLFARYTSDAVVEEILKSPDAVVLTGEKREVTTLFADIRNFTGLADSLPPEQTVGVLNQVLGGLADAVLTCGGTLDKFLGDGLMAVFGAPVFRPDDALRALQCAKMMMAFMVDLRRRAEAEWATTREGRPLKLELGIGVNTGAAVAGNIGGAVRTEYTCIGDAVNVAARLCALAGPGEILVGERTVAVLPGHESSFEELPPVRLRGKPHPVSLFRALW; translated from the coding sequence GTGCCGGCCCCCGAGCGCCCAGACCCCCACCCCGCGGTTCGCGCGGACAGCCCGCTTTTCGGCGAGCTGCTGCTCAAGCTCGGCATCGTCACGCCCAAGCAGATAGAGGAGGCCCTCTCGCTCCAGGTCCTCAACGGGCAGCGCCTGGGCGAGGCCCTCATCTCCCTGGGCTACGTCACGCGCGAGCAGATCCAGGAAGCCCTGGGCGAGGCGCTCGGCCTGAACCACGCGCCCCCGGGCTTCCTTCCCATCCACCCCCCGCTGGGCGAGGTGCTCGTGGGGCTCAAGTACCTCACCGTGTCCCAGCTCGACGAGGCGCTCACGCTCCAGCGCCGCTCGGGCCGCAAGCTGGGGGAGATCCTCGTCGAGCACGGCTATTGCTCCTATAAGCAGCTCTACGAGGGACTGGCCCTGCAGGGACGGGTCGCCGGCCGCCAGGAGTCCGCGGCGCGCACCCAGCCCGAGGCGGGGCACTACCGCGTCATGGTGGTGGACGACAGTCCCCTGGCGTGCGCCTTCGTGCAGGACGGGCTCGTGTCGCTCGGCTACGAGGTGGTGTGCTTCCAGGATCCGTACGAGGCGCTGGAGCAGGTGAACAAGGTGCAGCCGGCCATCGTCCTGAGCGACCTGGACATGCCGGGGCTGGACGGCATGGAGCTGTGCCGGCGCCTGAAGGAAGGCCCCACGCGGGCCATGCCCGTCATCATCCTCACCGCCAACGACAATGACGCCGAGCGCGTGAGCGGCCTGCGCGCGGGCGCCGACGACTACGTCAACAAGTCGGCCTCCATGGACGAGCTGGCCGCGCGCATCGAGAGCGTCATGCGCCGCACGGGCGAGACGGAGCGCGTCCGCAAGCTCTTCGCCCGCTACACGTCCGACGCCGTGGTGGAGGAGATCCTCAAGAGCCCGGACGCGGTGGTGCTCACGGGCGAGAAGCGCGAGGTGACGACGCTCTTCGCCGACATCCGCAACTTCACGGGGCTCGCCGACAGCCTTCCCCCCGAGCAGACGGTGGGCGTGCTCAACCAGGTGCTCGGCGGCCTGGCCGACGCGGTGCTCACGTGTGGGGGCACCCTGGACAAGTTCCTCGGGGACGGGCTCATGGCCGTGTTCGGCGCGCCGGTGTTCCGCCCGGACGACGCCCTGCGCGCGCTCCAGTGCGCCAAGATGATGATGGCCTTCATGGTGGACCTGCGCCGGCGCGCCGAGGCCGAGTGGGCCACCACGCGCGAGGGCCGGCCGCTCAAGCTGGAGCTGGGCATCGGCGTCAACACGGGCGCGGCGGTGGCGGGCAACATCGGGGGCGCGGTGCGCACCGAGTACACCTGCATCGGCGACGCGGTGAACGTGGCCGCCCGCCTGTGCGCGCTCGCCGGGCCCGGGGAGATCCTGGTGGGGGAGCGCACCGTGGCGGTGCTGCCCGGCCATGAGTCCTCCTTCGAGGAGCTACCGCCCGTGCGTCTGAGGGGCAAGCCCCACCCGGTGTCGCTCTTCCGCGCCCTGTGGTAG
- a CDS encoding Fis family transcriptional regulator — MASQGYGEEELLTNRASVLVSGGTEDERRTWASVAARNFLHEGALLEVRQNEQLAEALKKTRGVVFIPDVARLNFVTQGLLVRCLQTQEERSKFIVGLSGGVEPARGKGTLREDLLYRLHRAHVDLSVEGMRERMVQRRAQLVADDLVRKAEAERLAAEKAAQMKASGVSIKSGRMHSRTVSRSASPKVTRT, encoded by the coding sequence GTGGCATCGCAAGGCTACGGAGAAGAGGAACTACTGACGAATCGTGCTTCGGTGCTCGTGAGCGGCGGGACGGAGGACGAACGGCGGACGTGGGCCTCGGTGGCGGCGCGAAACTTCCTCCACGAAGGCGCGCTCCTGGAGGTGCGCCAGAACGAGCAGCTCGCCGAGGCGCTCAAGAAGACGCGCGGCGTGGTGTTCATCCCCGACGTGGCCCGGTTGAACTTCGTCACCCAGGGGCTGCTCGTGCGCTGCCTCCAGACGCAGGAGGAGCGGTCCAAGTTCATCGTGGGCCTCTCCGGCGGCGTGGAGCCGGCGCGCGGCAAGGGGACCCTGCGCGAGGATCTCCTCTACCGGCTGCACCGCGCCCACGTGGACCTGTCCGTCGAGGGCATGCGCGAGCGCATGGTCCAGCGCCGCGCCCAGCTCGTCGCGGATGACCTGGTCCGCAAGGCCGAGGCCGAGCGGCTCGCCGCCGAGAAGGCCGCCCAGATGAAGGCCTCGGGGGTGTCCATCAAGAGTGGGCGCATGCACAGCCGCACGGTGTCCCGTTCCGCTTCCCCCAAGGTCACCCGCACCTAG
- a CDS encoding GAF domain-containing sensor histidine kinase codes for MTVVDRMSHALEQPVGAAPSATGTLRELVRSASDAVHVAQVQAEAASLRLRLLAEAGALLSGPLEWEAAVAAVAQLVVGGFADWCAVDFLDEHGALRRLTVRHAHVERAPCTGCLEPFTPERVRPSAITEVVRTGSPLLVTGLGGAGSRGLAQEPGGGEFGGSFLVVPLAARHRTLGAMSFVRGPEREPFGEAERILTEDLASRVGLAIDHARLLRESRAAEAESRRHAARLRILVEVDRLLAQAGLELPAVLDVIAHKVSEVIGDGCVLQLIREEDSTLEPVTLHHPDPEARWLLASTVHARRQRSGEGLHGGVVLGGHSVLLPDIDAEAARASVGLAEYVPYLERYGAQSLLVVPLRAQGRVVGTLGVVRDVAGGSQPYTEEDRLLLLSLAERAALAIVGARLYGAATEAVRLRDDFLSVAGHELKTPLCALRLQIQMLARLTRDVAAAPDVAARVAKAERASERLGVLVDELLDVGRISSGRLLLEREELDLAVLTREVLGRMSEAFSRSGSEVRLLTDALPTGRWDRMRLEQVLVNLLSNAVKYGRGQPVEVRVENDGHGGVRLVVKDQGIGIAPEDRSRIFERFERAVQDKRYQGLGLGLWITREIIDAHGGSIQVHGAPGEGSTFTVTLPRG; via the coding sequence ATGACGGTCGTGGATCGCATGTCTCATGCGTTGGAGCAGCCCGTGGGCGCTGCTCCCTCGGCCACGGGGACGCTCCGGGAGCTGGTGCGCAGCGCCTCGGACGCGGTGCACGTGGCGCAAGTCCAGGCGGAGGCGGCCTCGCTGCGGTTGAGATTGCTCGCCGAAGCGGGGGCGCTGCTGTCCGGTCCGCTCGAATGGGAAGCGGCGGTGGCCGCGGTGGCCCAGCTCGTGGTGGGCGGCTTCGCCGACTGGTGCGCGGTGGACTTCCTCGACGAGCACGGCGCCCTGCGGCGGCTCACCGTGCGGCACGCGCACGTGGAGCGGGCCCCGTGCACCGGCTGCCTCGAGCCCTTCACCCCCGAGCGCGTGCGCCCCTCGGCCATCACCGAGGTGGTGCGCACCGGCAGCCCCCTGCTCGTCACCGGGCTCGGTGGCGCGGGCTCGCGGGGGCTCGCGCAGGAGCCCGGGGGCGGCGAGTTCGGCGGCTCGTTCCTCGTCGTGCCCCTGGCGGCGCGCCATCGCACCCTGGGCGCCATGTCCTTCGTGCGCGGGCCCGAGCGTGAGCCCTTCGGCGAGGCGGAGCGCATCCTCACCGAGGACCTGGCGTCGCGCGTGGGGTTGGCGATCGACCATGCGCGGCTGTTGCGCGAGTCCCGCGCCGCCGAGGCCGAGTCGCGCCGCCACGCCGCGCGCCTGCGCATCCTCGTGGAGGTGGACCGGCTCCTCGCCCAGGCGGGCCTGGAGCTGCCGGCGGTGCTGGACGTCATCGCCCACAAGGTGTCCGAGGTCATCGGCGACGGGTGCGTGCTCCAGCTCATCCGCGAGGAGGACTCCACCCTGGAGCCCGTCACCCTCCACCACCCGGATCCCGAGGCGCGCTGGTTGCTCGCGAGCACGGTGCACGCGCGCCGGCAGCGCTCGGGCGAGGGGCTCCACGGAGGCGTCGTGCTGGGAGGCCACTCGGTGTTGCTGCCGGACATCGACGCGGAGGCGGCGCGCGCCTCGGTGGGCCTGGCGGAGTACGTGCCCTACCTGGAGCGCTACGGGGCCCAGAGCCTGCTCGTGGTGCCCCTGCGCGCCCAGGGACGGGTGGTCGGCACCCTCGGGGTGGTGCGCGACGTGGCGGGGGGCAGCCAGCCCTACACCGAGGAGGATCGGCTCCTCTTGCTGAGCCTGGCCGAGCGCGCGGCCCTGGCCATCGTCGGCGCGCGGCTGTACGGCGCGGCCACCGAGGCGGTGCGGCTGCGCGACGACTTCCTCTCCGTCGCCGGACACGAGCTGAAGACGCCCCTGTGCGCGCTGCGGCTGCAGATTCAAATGCTCGCGCGCCTGACGCGTGACGTGGCCGCCGCGCCGGACGTCGCCGCGCGCGTGGCCAAGGCCGAGCGCGCCAGCGAGCGGCTGGGGGTGCTGGTGGACGAGCTGCTCGACGTGGGCCGCATCTCCTCCGGGCGGCTCTTGCTCGAGCGCGAGGAGTTGGATCTGGCGGTGCTCACGCGCGAGGTGCTCGGGCGCATGTCCGAGGCGTTCTCGCGCTCGGGCAGCGAGGTGCGGCTGCTCACGGACGCCCTCCCGACGGGGCGGTGGGATCGCATGCGCCTGGAGCAGGTGCTCGTCAACCTGCTGTCCAACGCGGTGAAGTACGGCCGCGGCCAGCCCGTGGAGGTGCGGGTGGAGAACGACGGGCACGGGGGCGTGCGGCTCGTGGTCAAGGACCAGGGCATCGGCATCGCACCCGAGGACCGCTCGCGCATCTTCGAGCGCTTCGAGCGGGCGGTGCAGGACAAGCGCTACCAGGGGCTCGGTCTGGGGTTGTGGATCACCCGGGAGATCATCGACGCCCACGGGGGCTCCATCCAGGTGCACGGCGCGCCGGGGGAGGGCTCCACCTTCACCGTGACGCTACCGCGCGGGTAG
- a CDS encoding type II secretion system protein GspG, with protein sequence MIPFLLVAPVLIGLPVWLGLRGKTDPGVAQTHADFARITAALESYHAEHGSIPEEGELSFLVPKYLPEVPVNPWGHPYAYSSNGQRPFLQSYGADGLRGGNGPNEDHTSHDGHSAFLPR encoded by the coding sequence ATGATTCCCTTCCTGCTGGTGGCCCCGGTGCTCATCGGCCTGCCCGTGTGGCTCGGGCTGCGCGGGAAGACCGACCCCGGTGTCGCCCAGACCCACGCGGACTTCGCCCGCATCACCGCCGCGCTCGAGTCCTACCACGCCGAGCATGGCTCCATCCCCGAGGAGGGAGAGCTGTCCTTCCTCGTGCCCAAGTACCTGCCCGAGGTGCCGGTGAACCCCTGGGGCCACCCGTACGCCTATTCCAGCAATGGCCAGCGGCCCTTCCTGCAGTCCTATGGCGCCGATGGGCTGCGCGGGGGCAACGGCCCCAACGAGGACCATACCAGCCACGACGGCCACTCGGCCTTCCTGCCACGCTAG
- a CDS encoding SCO family protein gives MSMSTPSTDSAPEPSPSVPTAPARRPWLPVAAGALCLLLLGVAFVWPRAQPLQRLGTLPDFTFTRQDGQPFGRAELLGRPFVANFIFTRCPTICPVFTQKMAQVQKRTAALGPQLGLVSFSVDPKYDTPERLTAYAARYGADPSRWSFLTGDYTQLQETVVGGFKIAMGRNSDDENDIPGIFHGSHFVLVDATGEIRGYYDSEDDDTVERLTRDAEHLVRGGQ, from the coding sequence ATGTCCATGTCCACTCCGTCCACTGACAGCGCTCCCGAGCCCTCGCCCTCCGTCCCCACCGCTCCGGCCCGCCGGCCCTGGCTGCCCGTGGCCGCGGGCGCCCTGTGCCTGCTGCTGCTGGGCGTCGCGTTCGTGTGGCCGCGCGCCCAGCCCCTCCAGCGCCTGGGCACGCTGCCGGACTTCACCTTCACGCGTCAGGACGGCCAGCCCTTCGGCCGCGCCGAGCTGCTCGGCCGGCCCTTCGTGGCCAACTTCATCTTCACCCGCTGCCCCACCATCTGCCCCGTCTTCACCCAGAAGATGGCGCAGGTGCAGAAGCGCACCGCGGCGCTGGGCCCCCAGCTCGGGCTCGTGTCCTTCTCGGTGGACCCCAAGTACGACACCCCCGAGCGCCTCACCGCCTACGCCGCCCGCTATGGGGCGGACCCCTCGCGCTGGAGCTTCCTCACCGGGGACTACACGCAACTGCAGGAGACCGTCGTCGGCGGCTTCAAGATCGCCATGGGCCGCAACAGCGACGACGAGAACGACATCCCCGGCATCTTCCACGGCTCGCACTTCGTGCTGGTGGACGCCACGGGCGAAATCCGCGGCTACTACGACAGCGAGGACGACGACACCGTGGAGCGGCTCACCCGCGACGCCGAGCACCTGGTGCGCGGCGGCCAATAG